In Paenibacillus sp. BIC5C1, a genomic segment contains:
- a CDS encoding GntR family transcriptional regulator yields the protein MLKGSEQRVSLKRKQGPLYQQIQKILKDRILHGVYPLGSIIPSEPQLEKEFGVSKMTVRGAVQELSQEGYVQKKSGIGTIVMRNTSHQKLSKGKRFTELLVEEGHKLEKKQLESRLITNEAGTEEYDRYGPYCQRIERLYILNGQPYIHLIHFLAAAALPGGGTSEMVTNIQSLYDSLEENDIALENFRDRFFVETAPPVVCQLLEIPPGTHVLKRLRNSFDGEGRLIEHSIGCYNTELHHYLVNYDT from the coding sequence ATGTTGAAAGGTAGTGAACAACGGGTGTCTTTAAAACGAAAGCAAGGTCCTTTATATCAGCAAATCCAGAAAATTCTCAAAGATCGGATTTTGCATGGCGTGTACCCTTTAGGGAGCATCATTCCTTCCGAACCACAGCTGGAAAAGGAATTTGGTGTCAGTAAAATGACGGTCCGCGGCGCAGTTCAAGAACTGTCCCAAGAAGGTTATGTGCAGAAAAAAAGCGGTATCGGAACGATTGTCATGCGCAATACCTCCCATCAGAAGCTCTCTAAGGGCAAACGGTTTACGGAGCTGCTCGTAGAAGAGGGTCACAAGCTGGAAAAGAAACAGCTGGAATCCCGGTTAATTACGAATGAAGCCGGAACGGAGGAATATGACCGCTATGGACCGTATTGTCAGCGAATTGAACGGCTCTATATTTTGAATGGACAGCCTTATATTCATCTGATACACTTCTTGGCTGCAGCTGCATTGCCCGGTGGAGGTACGTCAGAAATGGTCACAAACATTCAGTCGCTGTATGACTCACTGGAGGAAAATGACATTGCGCTGGAAAACTTCAGAGACCGTTTCTTTGTAGAGACGGCACCTCCTGTGGTGTGTCAGTTGCTGGAGATCCCACCAGGGACGCATGTACTCAAGCGTCTGCGTAACTCCTTCGATGGGGAAGGAAGACTTATTGAACACAGCATTGGCTGCTATAACACAGAGCTTCATCATTATCTGGTCAATTACGACACTTGA
- a CDS encoding sugar kinase: MPRIAAFGEVMMRLQVPGHETLVQSNRLEYSFSGSGVNVTAALAGYGHNGALITTLPETPVGEAAIAYLRKLGVDTSLICRGGKQLGMYFLENGFGARPGRVTYTDRLGSSFNTAEAGNYDMVALASRIDVLHLCGITLAMNEGVRKQMKRLAAEVKSAGGKVVFDCNYRPALWGADGYTKARPHYEELLELTDLVLMNEKDAQFILGFGTGEYDRMTQLKQAIPEVVERFEIGTAAGTHREINADHTHSLTGYIYHQGTFLFSRKLTFPVYDRIGAGDAFASAVIHGELQQYPQQQTVNMATAAAMLAHTTQGDTALFTESEVLRALSNHTLDVER; the protein is encoded by the coding sequence ATGCCTAGGATTGCGGCTTTTGGTGAAGTAATGATGCGGCTGCAGGTCCCAGGCCATGAAACGCTGGTTCAGAGCAACAGGCTGGAGTATTCTTTTTCCGGCAGCGGGGTTAATGTAACGGCAGCACTTGCTGGGTACGGCCATAACGGTGCTCTTATTACCACCTTGCCAGAAACACCAGTAGGCGAAGCGGCAATTGCTTATCTGCGCAAACTTGGGGTGGATACTTCACTAATTTGCCGGGGAGGCAAGCAGCTGGGGATGTATTTTCTGGAGAATGGCTTTGGAGCCCGCCCCGGAAGAGTTACTTACACAGATCGACTGGGCAGCAGTTTCAATACTGCGGAGGCAGGCAATTACGATATGGTTGCTCTTGCCTCCCGGATCGACGTTCTTCATTTATGCGGTATTACGCTGGCTATGAATGAAGGCGTTCGCAAGCAAATGAAACGGCTTGCTGCGGAAGTGAAGAGTGCCGGGGGAAAAGTTGTTTTTGACTGCAATTACCGTCCTGCGTTATGGGGAGCGGATGGCTATACCAAGGCCCGCCCGCATTATGAGGAACTGCTGGAGCTGACAGACCTGGTGCTGATGAATGAGAAGGACGCACAGTTTATCCTTGGCTTTGGAACCGGAGAATATGATAGAATGACACAGTTGAAGCAAGCGATTCCCGAAGTGGTTGAGCGCTTCGAAATCGGAACGGCAGCGGGAACCCACCGTGAGATTAATGCTGACCATACGCACTCCCTGACAGGATATATCTATCATCAAGGTACGTTTCTGTTTTCTCGCAAGCTGACTTTTCCGGTGTATGATCGGATCGGTGCCGGCGATGCCTTTGCCAGTGCCGTCATTCATGGGGAATTACAGCAATATCCGCAGCAGCAGACGGTTAATATGGCAACGGCAGCAGCGATGCTGGCCCACACCACTCAGGGTGATACAGCGCTTTTTACCGAGAGCGAGGTACTTCGGGCGCTGTCGAACCATACCTTAGATGTTGAAAGGTAG
- the dagF gene encoding 2-dehydro-3-deoxy-phosphogluconate aldolase, giving the protein MSNIQQRLYKNRAALNVLAGSIGNAKEVYDAAEGYVLVGVLSKNYATASEAAAAMIQYGQTIEDAVSIGLGAGDNRQAAVVAEIATSYPGSHINQVFPAVGATRANLGTKDSWINSLVSPCGQPGYVNISTGPVSSGTTPHAIIPVHAAIALVRDMGGNALKYYPMQGLKLEEEYRAVAKACGEAKFALEPTGGIDLDNFGPILEIALQAGVPQVIPHVYSSIIDPQTGSTNVQDVVRLLETMKFLVDRYA; this is encoded by the coding sequence ATGAGTAATATTCAGCAGCGTCTATATAAAAACAGAGCCGCACTTAATGTACTGGCCGGCAGTATCGGGAATGCGAAGGAAGTGTACGATGCAGCGGAAGGATATGTTTTGGTAGGCGTGCTCTCCAAAAATTACGCGACGGCATCGGAAGCGGCAGCTGCGATGATCCAATACGGTCAGACGATTGAGGACGCTGTATCCATCGGATTGGGTGCCGGAGACAATCGACAGGCCGCGGTGGTGGCGGAGATTGCCACAAGCTATCCGGGAAGCCATATTAATCAGGTGTTTCCAGCAGTTGGGGCAACCCGCGCCAATCTGGGCACCAAGGATAGCTGGATTAACAGTTTGGTCTCTCCTTGCGGACAGCCAGGCTACGTAAATATTTCAACCGGCCCCGTCAGTTCAGGTACGACTCCGCATGCTATTATTCCGGTACATGCTGCCATCGCGCTGGTTCGTGACATGGGCGGCAATGCGCTGAAATATTATCCCATGCAGGGGTTGAAACTGGAGGAGGAGTACCGTGCGGTTGCCAAGGCCTGCGGGGAAGCCAAATTTGCTCTGGAGCCTACGGGTGGAATCGACCTGGATAACTTCGGACCCATTCTGGAAATTGCGCTTCAGGCTGGGGTACCCCAGGTTATCCCGCATGTGTATTCATCTATTATTGATCCGCAGACAGGAAGTACAAACGTCCAGGATGTCGTCAGACTGCTTGAAACGATGAAATTCCTGGTGGATCGGTATGCCTAG
- a CDS encoding DgaE family pyridoxal phosphate-dependent ammonia lyase, with protein sequence MGHSLQARYGLKRVINASGRMSILGVSAPTDSVMEAMKQGGQQYVEIADLVDKSGEYIARQLGSEAAVVVNSASSGIALSVAALVTSGDPRLSLRLHQEPVLKNEIIMLKGHNVQYGAPVETMVFLGGGRVVEVGYANEGRKEHIEQAIGERTAAILYVKSHHAVQKNMISIEEAWEVAVRRGVPLIVDAAAEEDLRKYVQYSDLAIYSGSKAIEGPTSGIVAGKLKYVEWLKVQLNGIGRSMKVGKETTFGLLQALEEYQDKADNSERERQALEALQSLGELPGVSIHIVQDEAGRAIFRGRIQIDSSVAGVDARHVNDLLREGVIAVYTRDYGVKQGYFDIDPRSLQGDDLQVIVSRIHEIVGGTKNE encoded by the coding sequence ATGGGTCATTCATTACAGGCTAGATATGGATTGAAACGTGTTATTAATGCCAGTGGAAGAATGAGCATCCTTGGTGTTTCCGCACCAACAGATTCGGTCATGGAGGCGATGAAGCAGGGAGGACAGCAGTACGTGGAAATTGCGGATCTTGTGGACAAATCCGGAGAATACATTGCACGCCAGCTTGGTTCGGAAGCAGCGGTTGTCGTGAACTCAGCATCCAGTGGCATTGCACTGTCGGTGGCAGCCTTAGTGACTTCCGGCGATCCGCGACTCAGCCTTCGGCTGCATCAGGAGCCTGTACTGAAGAATGAAATTATTATGCTGAAGGGCCATAACGTGCAGTATGGAGCGCCAGTTGAAACCATGGTATTCCTTGGCGGAGGCAGGGTGGTAGAAGTTGGATATGCCAATGAAGGTCGCAAAGAGCATATTGAACAGGCGATTGGTGAACGCACCGCAGCCATCCTTTATGTCAAATCCCACCACGCCGTCCAGAAAAACATGATTTCTATAGAGGAGGCGTGGGAGGTTGCCGTGCGTAGAGGAGTGCCACTGATCGTCGATGCGGCAGCGGAAGAGGATCTGCGCAAATATGTCCAGTATTCGGATCTGGCGATTTACAGCGGATCTAAAGCTATCGAAGGTCCTACCTCTGGCATAGTCGCCGGCAAATTGAAATATGTCGAGTGGCTAAAGGTACAGCTGAACGGGATCGGCCGCAGCATGAAGGTCGGCAAAGAGACCACCTTTGGGCTGCTTCAGGCTTTGGAGGAATACCAGGACAAAGCTGACAACAGCGAACGGGAGAGGCAGGCGCTTGAGGCACTTCAGTCGCTTGGCGAGCTTCCTGGAGTTTCGATCCACATCGTGCAGGATGAAGCGGGCAGAGCGATTTTCCGTGGGCGTATCCAGATTGATTCCTCTGTTGCAGGAGTGGATGCCAGGCATGTCAATGATTTGCTACGTGAAGGCGTAATTGCGGTATATACCAGGGACTACGGAGTTAAGCAGGGGTATTTCGATATTGATCCAAGGTCGCTTCAAGGTGATGATCTTCAGGTCATCGTCAGCAGAATACATGAAATCGTGGGAGGAACCAAGAATGAGTAA
- a CDS encoding amidohydrolase/deacetylase family metallohydrolase: MDIAIQDGIITAITPATKAEGESGLDCSGLYVSSGWIDLHVHAVPELDPYGDDIDEIGIKQGVTTLVDAGSCGADRIGALYTASLKANTQVFALLNISRIGLERTDELSQLEWIDRDKVLEAVATYPEFIVGLKARISQSVVKDSGIQPLKLARTLSEETKLPLMVHIGSAPPSISEVLELLQPGDVITHYLNGKSNNLFHADGTPLQGLLDAAARGVHLDVGHGTASFSFQIAEQAKAAGIALNTISTDIYRGNRLNGPVYSMSNVLTKFLTLGYSLEEVIQAVTTSAAEWLGKPELGQIRVGQQANLTLFALETGEKQLKDSEGDVRVAQYYIEAKGVFTNGSFITG, translated from the coding sequence ATGGATATAGCCATTCAGGATGGGATTATCACCGCCATTACACCTGCAACTAAGGCAGAAGGAGAGAGCGGGCTAGACTGTTCCGGGTTATATGTGTCCAGCGGATGGATTGATCTGCATGTGCATGCTGTACCGGAGCTTGATCCCTATGGCGATGATATCGACGAAATTGGTATAAAGCAGGGCGTAACAACGCTGGTGGATGCCGGAAGCTGTGGTGCGGACCGAATCGGAGCTTTGTATACCGCGAGTCTGAAGGCTAATACCCAAGTTTTTGCTCTATTGAATATTTCAAGAATAGGGCTCGAACGGACAGATGAACTGTCTCAGCTGGAATGGATTGATCGAGACAAGGTTCTGGAGGCGGTAGCAACCTATCCGGAATTCATTGTCGGTCTGAAAGCCCGTATCAGCCAGAGTGTTGTCAAAGACAGCGGTATACAGCCGCTCAAGCTGGCACGCACACTTTCGGAAGAAACGAAGCTTCCGCTCATGGTGCATATCGGCTCCGCTCCGCCATCGATATCCGAGGTTTTGGAGCTGCTGCAACCGGGCGATGTAATTACTCATTACCTTAACGGCAAGTCCAATAATCTGTTCCACGCGGACGGAACACCCCTGCAAGGGTTGCTGGATGCAGCTGCCCGAGGCGTTCATCTGGATGTGGGACATGGCACGGCGAGCTTCTCCTTCCAGATTGCAGAACAGGCCAAGGCGGCAGGCATTGCGCTGAATACCATCAGCACGGATATCTACCGGGGCAACCGTCTGAACGGACCGGTGTACAGTATGTCCAATGTGCTGACGAAATTTTTGACTCTCGGCTACAGCCTTGAAGAGGTCATCCAAGCTGTCACAACCAGCGCAGCGGAGTGGCTTGGCAAGCCGGAGCTCGGACAGATCAGGGTGGGACAGCAAGCGAACCTGACTTTGTTTGCACTGGAAACAGGTGAGAAGCAGCTTAAGGACTCGGAAGGCGATGTTCGAGTCGCGCAGTATTATATTGAGGCTAAAGGAGTTTTTACTAATGGGTCATTCATTACAGGCTAG
- a CDS encoding helix-turn-helix domain-containing protein, protein MANQALKPSLINRFRLSWNHFKSKLLLKYAFSYILIFLIPLTGVTIFVYENAVKGLRVEIEQSNVNQLNQVKSTIDSRMKELQELAGRIAYDRHLTPYMVRDPYYSLEAIQTLANYKASSNIAEDLLLYFHGDSNIYSYRGLADLHVTFDSFYQFERWTSEELRRDLNETRQPLVRPAENVTVNSRMDPMLVMLVPIKPNDPFPYGTVIYLMKESNLTGVMDSILGDFSGSSYIFGPSGEVLTTNNHGVSLPTDELENLSALEPGIHNLELDGEPYSVVSVKSEENGWTYVTTMPSFQFFSRVAHVQTLILIVFCITVITGIAAALLLAKRQYHPIRDLMEFAKLRGSGHDAPKIRNEWEWIRQTLHDYSARIDLQEPFVRNQCMLLLLKHGKPDDPEIEQMILSAGFKHPQGKGLYFSAILSWDETVPGDKSWHERHLLQEILSNVCLSGTDAQIFGVEFSVKDQFALIISLPDDTDIPVQSRMEQVIQAILEVIRKHSQLSLSIGVGMAYRDLALLNQSFIEAAAALEHRMIRRSGQVSYFEQLVELVPSAAQSFWIPRKSMLKLEQSLKQGNESVAAQMIADTIDKIKDEPLQVHLLRCICFDLLNAFLRTASEFGMHEVFANMPDLTSFETLEELENRLLSLAAAICAQVEQNTETSEPSLLDDILAYVDKQFADYTLSLEHVALKFAISTSYLSRSFKDKTGSNFSQYIWQRRMDEVIRLLQSTSAPLKEIIEQVGYLDAPNFIRKFKKETGLTPGQYRKEHALKGAAAKRPVNLADLPPFQKS, encoded by the coding sequence ATGGCAAATCAGGCACTCAAGCCATCCTTGATTAATAGGTTCCGGCTCAGCTGGAATCATTTCAAATCAAAGCTTCTGCTGAAATATGCATTTTCCTATATCCTAATATTTCTTATTCCTTTAACTGGTGTAACCATTTTCGTTTATGAGAACGCTGTCAAGGGCCTGCGTGTCGAAATTGAACAATCCAATGTCAATCAGCTCAATCAGGTGAAGAGCACCATAGATTCCCGTATGAAAGAGCTCCAGGAATTAGCAGGGAGAATCGCCTATGACAGGCATTTGACCCCCTATATGGTACGGGATCCCTACTACAGTCTGGAGGCGATTCAGACGCTGGCGAATTACAAGGCCAGCAGTAATATAGCAGAGGATCTGCTTCTCTATTTTCATGGCGATTCCAACATCTATTCATACCGCGGTCTGGCTGATCTTCATGTCACCTTTGATTCCTTCTATCAGTTCGAGCGCTGGACCTCGGAAGAATTGCGACGGGATTTGAATGAAACCCGGCAGCCTTTGGTACGTCCCGCCGAGAATGTAACGGTCAATTCACGTATGGATCCGATGCTCGTCATGCTTGTCCCCATCAAACCGAATGACCCGTTTCCGTACGGAACCGTAATCTATTTAATGAAAGAATCCAATCTTACCGGGGTCATGGATTCGATTCTGGGTGATTTCTCCGGTAGTAGTTATATTTTCGGTCCCTCCGGAGAGGTGTTGACAACGAACAACCATGGCGTCAGCCTTCCCACGGACGAACTTGAAAATTTATCCGCACTTGAGCCTGGTATTCATAATCTGGAGCTGGACGGGGAACCATACTCCGTCGTTTCCGTAAAATCTGAAGAAAATGGCTGGACCTACGTGACAACGATGCCAAGCTTCCAGTTCTTCAGTCGTGTCGCACATGTCCAGACTCTGATTCTAATCGTCTTCTGTATAACAGTCATTACTGGCATAGCTGCCGCACTTCTGCTGGCCAAACGGCAGTACCATCCAATTAGGGATCTGATGGAATTTGCGAAGCTGAGAGGAAGCGGCCATGATGCTCCCAAGATCCGTAATGAATGGGAATGGATACGGCAGACTCTCCATGATTACAGTGCCAGAATTGATCTTCAGGAACCCTTCGTCCGTAATCAATGCATGCTGCTGCTGCTCAAGCATGGCAAGCCGGATGATCCTGAAATTGAGCAGATGATTCTTAGCGCAGGTTTCAAACATCCTCAGGGAAAAGGCCTCTATTTCTCTGCGATCCTGTCCTGGGATGAAACTGTGCCTGGCGACAAGTCTTGGCACGAACGCCATCTGTTGCAGGAAATACTGAGCAATGTATGTCTGTCCGGTACCGATGCACAAATCTTCGGTGTGGAATTCTCGGTCAAGGACCAGTTTGCCCTGATTATTTCACTTCCTGACGATACGGACATACCGGTTCAAAGCCGTATGGAGCAGGTTATTCAAGCCATTCTAGAGGTAATTCGCAAGCACTCGCAGCTGTCTCTGAGTATTGGTGTTGGCATGGCCTACCGGGACCTGGCCCTCCTTAATCAATCCTTCATTGAAGCCGCTGCAGCTTTGGAGCACCGGATGATCCGGCGTAGCGGACAGGTATCCTACTTTGAGCAGCTCGTAGAGCTAGTCCCTTCCGCTGCCCAGAGCTTCTGGATTCCGCGTAAATCCATGCTGAAGCTGGAGCAGAGCCTGAAGCAGGGCAATGAATCGGTAGCCGCCCAGATGATTGCTGATACCATTGATAAAATCAAAGACGAACCGCTGCAGGTTCATCTGCTGCGCTGCATCTGTTTTGATTTGCTGAACGCTTTTCTGCGCACTGCCTCCGAGTTTGGCATGCATGAAGTGTTCGCCAATATGCCGGATTTGACCTCCTTTGAAACCCTCGAAGAGCTTGAGAACCGTCTGCTCTCTTTGGCTGCTGCTATTTGCGCGCAGGTCGAACAGAATACGGAGACAAGCGAGCCTTCGTTATTGGATGATATTCTGGCTTACGTGGACAAGCAGTTCGCAGACTACACCCTCAGCCTGGAGCATGTGGCGCTTAAATTTGCCATCTCAACCTCTTATTTAAGCCGTAGTTTCAAAGATAAGACCGGCAGCAATTTCTCACAATATATCTGGCAGCGGCGTATGGATGAGGTCATCCGGCTGCTACAGAGCACTAGTGCACCGCTCAAAGAAATTATTGAGCAGGTCGGTTATTTGGATGCACCTAATTTCATTCGCAAGTTCAAAAAAGAAACCGGTCTGACGCCGGGGCAGTACCGCAAGGAACATGCCTTGAAGGGGGCTGCTGCGAAAAGACCGGTTAACTTGGCGGATCTTCCGCCCTTTCAGAAAAGCTAA
- a CDS encoding glycosidase: MQITRHPDNPIVVPGGYEWRKVTVFNPAVIIDNGKFYMIERTAGSLTPCKNYLGLLESEDGVKFTHVRDEPIVTPDMLGFPYGSVQDPRIVKIDGTFYLNYALRPCAMSYYPTGAGVPLRSIPEYPDGWGEEEGHWLTRSSILKSDNLLDWEFVSDTTPLDINDRDNILFPEKIGGKFVLLRRPEEYVGEDYGTNNAAMWITYSEDLVNWEEPKLLATAGSLSWESRKIGGSTPPVRTDKGWLVLYHGVDEDIVYRVGAMLLDLEQPEKIIARTANFIMEPETYYEKFGFQIPNVIFPTGNVVKDGLLYIYYGVTDTAIALATVPLDELVDHILQEAQ; this comes from the coding sequence ATGCAAATCACGAGACATCCGGATAATCCTATTGTTGTCCCGGGCGGATATGAATGGCGCAAGGTTACGGTTTTCAACCCTGCAGTCATCATTGATAACGGTAAATTTTATATGATTGAGCGCACCGCAGGTTCCCTAACGCCATGTAAGAATTACCTGGGTCTGCTTGAGAGCGAAGATGGCGTGAAATTTACCCATGTGAGAGATGAACCGATTGTGACGCCTGATATGCTGGGATTCCCTTATGGCAGTGTGCAGGATCCGCGGATTGTCAAAATTGACGGGACCTTCTACCTGAATTACGCTCTGCGACCCTGTGCTATGAGCTATTATCCTACTGGGGCAGGGGTTCCCTTGCGCTCCATTCCGGAATATCCCGACGGGTGGGGGGAAGAAGAGGGACATTGGTTGACCCGGTCCTCCATTCTGAAATCGGATAATCTGTTGGATTGGGAGTTTGTGTCGGACACGACACCACTCGATATCAATGACCGGGACAACATTCTGTTCCCCGAGAAGATAGGCGGCAAATTCGTGCTGCTGCGCCGCCCTGAGGAATACGTGGGAGAAGACTACGGAACGAATAATGCGGCCATGTGGATTACCTACTCTGAGGATCTTGTGAACTGGGAAGAGCCCAAGCTTCTCGCCACCGCCGGAAGTCTGTCCTGGGAATCGCGGAAAATCGGAGGTTCTACGCCACCGGTACGTACGGACAAAGGCTGGCTGGTGCTCTATCACGGCGTTGATGAGGATATTGTCTACCGTGTGGGAGCAATGCTGCTGGATTTGGAGCAGCCGGAGAAAATCATTGCCCGGACAGCTAATTTTATTATGGAGCCGGAGACGTACTATGAGAAATTCGGGTTCCAGATTCCGAATGTCATCTTCCCGACTGGAAATGTGGTCAAAGACGGACTGCTCTATATCTATTACGGGGTAACGGATACAGCGATTGCGCTCGCAACTGTTCCTTTGGATGAGCTGGTGGATCATATCCTCCAGGAAGCGCAGTAG
- a CDS encoding extracellular solute-binding protein, with the protein MQITRKPWKLLLSSALVLTLLAGCSNSNEGAANNSTGEVAINKEGFPIVNESVTLTLMAPDVGIQNWEKMAVLQQMQEKTGIKLEYKNAPKDSFETKKNLVLASGDYPDILYAAGLTTAEQMNYGEQGIIIPLEDLIEEYAPNFKSLLEENPDVRKSITAPDGHIYSLPVVELSQHWYRNPMWYNGDFLKALNIDKLPETTEELYTYLKRVKEEDPNGNGKADEIPISSVTTPAANLRDIRTWLLGAFGIYEEEIYVDDADKVHYTPLEEGYKEYLTYMNRLWSEDLLDHESFSQTAEQKKAKTQNNQVALFSDWHAYMSKGGEPSTADPMFAPVRSESIAAPAIAKNRGITTGAFAITESNPAPEASMRWVDYLYSYEGAMFFNKGPEGILWEYTDKENRVKKYLPVPDGKEMEDYRATLTPNYGIPAPTLSMDDISKGLKTDFDLWVEQETQQKLLDKGARIPYPTLFFTVEEQTEISSLNSDLRTYVNQMEAKFITGAEPLTGWDNYVATVKKMGGERVAEINQAAYDRWKSN; encoded by the coding sequence ATGCAGATTACACGCAAACCATGGAAGCTTCTGCTCTCTTCAGCTCTAGTTCTTACACTGCTGGCAGGCTGCAGCAATTCAAATGAAGGTGCAGCGAATAACAGTACCGGGGAGGTCGCTATCAATAAAGAAGGCTTCCCCATTGTCAATGAATCCGTGACTTTGACGCTTATGGCGCCAGATGTAGGAATTCAGAACTGGGAGAAGATGGCGGTGCTCCAGCAGATGCAGGAGAAGACCGGCATTAAGCTGGAATACAAGAATGCACCGAAGGACAGCTTCGAGACCAAGAAGAATTTGGTGCTCGCCAGCGGGGATTACCCGGATATTCTTTATGCTGCGGGCCTGACGACCGCAGAGCAGATGAATTATGGAGAGCAGGGTATCATCATACCCCTGGAGGATCTGATTGAAGAATACGCTCCCAATTTCAAGTCACTGCTGGAGGAGAATCCGGACGTCCGTAAATCAATTACAGCACCGGACGGGCATATTTATTCCTTGCCGGTAGTAGAACTTAGCCAGCACTGGTACCGCAATCCGATGTGGTATAACGGGGACTTCCTAAAGGCGCTGAATATCGATAAGCTTCCCGAAACGACGGAAGAGCTGTATACCTACCTGAAACGTGTGAAGGAGGAAGATCCAAACGGCAATGGCAAAGCCGATGAAATTCCGATTTCCTCAGTGACAACACCCGCTGCGAACCTCCGCGATATCCGTACCTGGCTGCTTGGCGCCTTCGGTATTTATGAAGAAGAAATCTACGTGGACGATGCGGACAAGGTACACTATACACCGCTTGAAGAAGGTTATAAGGAATATTTGACCTATATGAACCGCCTGTGGTCCGAAGACCTGTTGGATCACGAGAGCTTCTCGCAGACGGCAGAGCAGAAGAAGGCCAAAACGCAAAATAATCAAGTTGCACTCTTTTCAGACTGGCATGCCTACATGTCCAAGGGCGGAGAGCCTTCGACGGCAGATCCGATGTTTGCGCCCGTCCGCAGTGAATCCATTGCTGCTCCTGCAATTGCAAAGAACAGAGGAATCACAACTGGCGCATTTGCCATCACGGAAAGTAATCCCGCTCCGGAAGCATCTATGCGCTGGGTGGATTATCTCTATTCTTATGAAGGGGCGATGTTCTTCAATAAAGGGCCAGAGGGAATTCTCTGGGAATACACCGACAAAGAGAATCGGGTCAAGAAGTACTTACCTGTACCGGACGGCAAGGAAATGGAAGATTACCGGGCAACTCTGACGCCCAACTACGGCATTCCAGCTCCAACCCTGTCCATGGATGATATTAGTAAGGGGCTGAAGACAGACTTTGACCTATGGGTAGAGCAGGAAACCCAGCAGAAGCTTCTCGATAAAGGCGCACGAATTCCATACCCGACCTTGTTCTTCACCGTGGAAGAGCAGACCGAAATCAGCAGCCTCAATTCTGATTTGAGAACATATGTGAATCAGATGGAAGCGAAGTTCATCACTGGTGCCGAGCCGCTTACGGGTTGGGATAATTATGTGGCGACCGTCAAGAAAATGGGCGGTGAGCGTGTAGCTGAAATCAACCAAGCTGCATATGATCGGTGGAAATCCAACTAA
- a CDS encoding carbohydrate ABC transporter permease, protein MVTAMKESKGDKLFLISTYIYLGLALLVVLYPLIYILSASISSPQDVNSGAMWLFPKNVTLDGYKLVFENPKIWNGYWNTIIYTVVGTLVNLVVTLPASYALSRSDFVGRQLFMGLILFTMFFSGGIVPTYLLVKNLGLINSMWALILPVAASVWNIVVARTFFQTTIPKELQEAAHIDGCTNLKLFIRIILPLSAPIVAVMALFYGVSHWNSYFPSLIYLNDEAKYPLQMVLRQILVLQEMSAETTGASINGEVATAMNNKAETASLIKYGVIVVSTLPIVAVYPFLQRYFVQGVMIGSVKG, encoded by the coding sequence GTGGTTACTGCCATGAAAGAATCCAAGGGGGACAAGCTGTTCCTGATTAGCACCTATATCTATTTGGGCCTTGCACTGCTGGTCGTTCTCTATCCTCTAATCTATATTCTCAGTGCTTCAATCAGTTCACCGCAGGACGTCAATTCGGGAGCTATGTGGCTATTTCCGAAGAATGTGACACTTGACGGCTACAAGCTTGTATTTGAGAACCCGAAGATATGGAATGGTTACTGGAACACGATCATTTACACTGTAGTGGGGACTCTGGTCAATCTCGTCGTTACTCTGCCGGCCTCGTATGCCCTAAGCAGATCTGATTTTGTCGGGCGCCAGTTGTTTATGGGCCTCATTCTGTTCACGATGTTCTTCAGCGGCGGAATCGTGCCGACGTATCTGCTGGTCAAGAATCTTGGCCTCATTAACAGTATGTGGGCATTGATCCTGCCAGTGGCCGCTTCGGTTTGGAATATTGTCGTAGCCCGCACCTTTTTTCAGACGACCATCCCAAAAGAACTGCAGGAAGCGGCGCATATTGACGGTTGTACGAATTTAAAGCTGTTTATACGCATTATTCTGCCGCTGTCGGCACCAATTGTGGCCGTTATGGCCCTATTCTATGGAGTAAGCCATTGGAACAGCTACTTCCCGTCCCTGATCTATTTGAATGATGAAGCCAAGTATCCGCTGCAGATGGTTCTGCGCCAGATTCTTGTCCTTCAGGAAATGTCGGCCGAAACCACGGGCGCTTCGATCAATGGCGAGGTGGCGACCGCTATGAATAATAAGGCAGAAACGGCATCGTTGATCAAATATGGAGTCATAGTTGTCTCCACATTGCCCATCGTTGCAGTCTATCCGTTCCTGCAGCGTTACTTTGTCCAGGGGGTCATGATTGGCTCTGTTAAAGGCTAA